In Myxocyprinus asiaticus isolate MX2 ecotype Aquarium Trade chromosome 8, UBuf_Myxa_2, whole genome shotgun sequence, a single genomic region encodes these proteins:
- the LOC127445518 gene encoding interleukin-15-like, whose product MTLMTLFLALIVGFWNKSAKRKAMRTGRCGCNHWCFENHLECPLNTEVWNSFLILSCLSALLPMADSHEMQTLQDLEKTIVETEHLFRSSDARLYTPNIDNIENCTNKFIDCYLLEMNVLLHEENVTFRNKMKIKKTLDQYTKYNCLERYPCEVQELTNSTVFFQRMKTFLTKLKILCKGKLHVYTCD is encoded by the exons ATGACTTTAATGACCCTCTTCCTGGCATTGATCGTAGGATTTTGGAATAAGTCAGCAAAACGTAAAGCAATG AGAACTGGAAGATGTGGTTGTAACCATTGGTGCTTTGAGAATCACTTGGAATGTCCTTTGAACACAGAGGTTTGGAATTCTTTCTTAATTCTGAG CTGTCTGAGTGCTCTGTTGCCGATGGCTGACAGTCATGAAATGCAGACTCTGCAAGACCTCGAGAAAACGATAGTAGAGACAGAACATTTATTTCGA AGTTCTGATGCCCGATTGTACACACCAAATATTGACAATATTGAA AATTGCACAAATAAGTTTATTGACTGTTATCTGCTGGAGATGAATGTTCTCCTGCATGAAGAAAACGTAACCTTTCGAAACAAGATGAAGATCAAGAAAACTTTAGATCAATATACCAAATAT AACTGCTTAGAACGATATCCATGCGAAGTACAAGAACTCACCAATTCCACAGTGTTCTTTCAAAGGATGAAGACGTTTCTCACAAAACTGAAgatactttgtaaaggcaaactTCATGTATATACATGTGATTAG